A region of Pyxidicoccus parkwaysis DNA encodes the following proteins:
- a CDS encoding DUF2381 family protein — MSLPVSWVMAWLVLMGAAAPGQPHESGRQKTERVIILRGDEELASHVLRVAPEAATLVLFDMPLLREAVDLGPLKSFERAEVTERSLVLRPAVALPLDAPQRLTVRFADGRLPRQLELTLTSAPDVVDTQVEVRRVVEPEARLAAELTKLRGLCAATEAGLAPLRARCARAGLAGLFVSGEMDREKGVRAFSSQMRPTELGVEQKDFATVFRTGDTVMVGLRLENPSGGAPWVAGPARLVRLGERGQPLEDARRVPVFMEPERLAPGESAWVALQWEEPPGAPAAAVRLEVADESGRGLRWERLELRLPIVAVPRPPRGGKDAP, encoded by the coding sequence ATGTCCCTACCTGTCTCGTGGGTGATGGCGTGGTTGGTGCTCATGGGCGCGGCGGCCCCCGGGCAGCCGCACGAGAGCGGGAGGCAGAAGACGGAGCGGGTCATCATCCTGCGGGGCGATGAAGAACTCGCCTCGCACGTGCTGCGAGTGGCGCCCGAGGCGGCGACGCTGGTGCTGTTCGACATGCCCCTGCTGCGCGAGGCGGTGGACCTGGGGCCGCTCAAGTCCTTCGAGCGCGCTGAAGTCACGGAGCGCTCCCTGGTGCTCCGTCCGGCGGTGGCGCTGCCCCTCGATGCGCCCCAGCGGCTCACGGTGCGCTTCGCGGATGGCCGGCTTCCACGACAGTTGGAGCTCACGCTGACGTCCGCGCCAGACGTGGTGGACACGCAGGTGGAGGTGCGGCGCGTGGTGGAGCCGGAAGCACGGCTCGCCGCCGAGCTGACGAAGCTGCGCGGGCTCTGCGCGGCGACGGAGGCCGGGCTGGCTCCCCTGCGCGCCCGCTGCGCCCGCGCGGGGCTGGCCGGCCTCTTCGTGTCTGGAGAGATGGACCGTGAGAAGGGCGTCAGGGCCTTCAGCTCCCAAATGAGGCCCACGGAACTGGGAGTCGAGCAGAAGGACTTCGCCACCGTCTTCCGCACGGGAGACACCGTCATGGTGGGGTTGAGATTGGAGAATCCCTCCGGCGGGGCACCGTGGGTGGCGGGACCGGCGCGGCTGGTGCGGCTGGGCGAGCGGGGCCAGCCTCTCGAGGACGCGCGGCGGGTGCCTGTGTTCATGGAGCCGGAGCGGCTGGCACCGGGTGAGAGTGCATGGGTGGCGTTGCAGTGGGAAGAGCCTCCTGGGGCTCCCGCCGCCGCTGTGCGACTGGAGGTGGCGGACGAGAGTGGACGCGGTCTGCGGTGGGAGCGGCTGGAGCTGCGGCTTCCAATAGTGGCCGTCCCCCGGCCACCGCGTGGTGGGAAGGATGCGCCATGA
- a CDS encoding serine/threonine protein kinase, with translation MNGAGRSADASVQVLSPLALPEGTQVGRWRVVRKVGQGGFGTVYAVREAGAPTGPCHALKLAQVPEDAGFGREAEALLRVRHPGVVRMVEAGRWEARGGGYPYLVLEYVYGEGLYRWAWLRNPTARQMAGLLLQVAEALEAAHAQGVLHRDFKGGNVVVRPDGRVVVLDWGAGLHPEATALTCTARVPPGTPLYYSPQVLRWRMGALRGGGGRYPYTEADEAYAVGVTFYRLLADEYPAPQVAMVELGAGLESLEPRPLVLLNPRVPPPFAALVMRLLAPRPEARLGRMAELAAEVRRVLKDAGAAWDEPLFEWYAGPGSRSRTTDDGGVWGPLAPGDEAALLRDRVHRPDVLADKAAERWLRRRHPQSLAAREVGGAEHGPDEAEDRLEESPPRAEEGERQPDAPAREWPLPSGANSPDSAPDGRGHSSEASRLAELENPSAAFGGRKARRGMWRSLLLVAGLAGALMLERDRAPTVSMREDVADSKVAPIAGLPHSAGAGEAPVSPPLRPPQEQPMPTPSAPLVRAPGLVSTLKRGALACGAAAAVACSGPQVRPTPGTACPDGALEAMRKLGLEEGQQVNIYVRAGKPGRPAMPLFVRDGNIVSEVFDSTSLPSGTLIEGRLWTRGETVIGRYTALELPNGRRYPVCLVLCDELGCNKYSESTEDAPAIGHAAVFKVVDVFP, from the coding sequence ATGAACGGAGCCGGACGTAGCGCGGACGCGTCCGTGCAGGTGCTGTCGCCGCTGGCGCTGCCGGAAGGGACGCAGGTGGGGCGTTGGCGGGTGGTGCGGAAGGTGGGCCAGGGAGGCTTCGGCACCGTGTACGCGGTGCGCGAAGCAGGCGCGCCCACCGGCCCCTGCCATGCGCTGAAGCTGGCGCAGGTGCCGGAGGATGCGGGCTTTGGCCGGGAGGCGGAGGCGCTGCTGCGGGTGCGTCACCCCGGCGTGGTTCGGATGGTGGAGGCGGGGCGGTGGGAGGCGCGGGGAGGGGGTTACCCCTACCTGGTGCTGGAATACGTGTACGGCGAGGGCCTTTACCGCTGGGCGTGGTTGCGCAACCCCACCGCGCGCCAGATGGCCGGCCTGCTGCTCCAGGTCGCGGAGGCGCTGGAGGCCGCGCATGCGCAGGGAGTGCTGCACCGCGACTTCAAGGGCGGCAACGTGGTGGTGCGCCCGGACGGGCGCGTGGTGGTGCTCGACTGGGGCGCGGGCCTGCACCCTGAAGCCACCGCCCTCACCTGCACCGCGCGCGTGCCCCCGGGCACTCCGCTGTACTACAGCCCTCAGGTCCTCCGCTGGCGCATGGGCGCGTTGCGCGGCGGGGGCGGACGCTACCCCTACACGGAGGCGGACGAGGCCTACGCGGTGGGCGTCACCTTCTACCGGCTGCTGGCCGACGAATACCCCGCGCCGCAGGTGGCAATGGTGGAGCTGGGAGCCGGCCTGGAATCGCTCGAGCCCCGTCCGCTGGTCCTCCTCAACCCGCGCGTGCCTCCGCCGTTTGCCGCCCTCGTCATGCGGCTGCTGGCGCCGCGTCCCGAGGCGCGCCTGGGGCGCATGGCCGAGCTGGCCGCGGAGGTGCGCCGGGTGCTGAAGGACGCGGGCGCGGCGTGGGACGAGCCCCTTTTCGAGTGGTATGCGGGCCCCGGCAGCCGCTCACGCACCACCGACGACGGTGGCGTGTGGGGACCGCTGGCGCCCGGCGATGAGGCCGCTCTTCTCAGGGACAGGGTGCACCGGCCCGACGTACTGGCGGACAAGGCCGCCGAGCGTTGGCTGCGGCGCCGCCACCCCCAGTCGCTGGCAGCGCGGGAAGTCGGGGGGGCGGAACATGGGCCTGACGAGGCGGAGGACCGTCTTGAGGAATCTCCTCCACGCGCCGAGGAGGGCGAACGGCAGCCGGATGCACCTGCTCGTGAGTGGCCTTTGCCCAGTGGCGCGAACTCGCCTGACTCGGCGCCAGATGGCCGGGGCCACTCATCTGAGGCCTCCCGGCTGGCGGAGTTGGAGAATCCGAGCGCGGCATTCGGCGGACGCAAGGCCCGGCGTGGGATGTGGAGGTCACTGCTGCTGGTGGCGGGGCTCGCGGGGGCGCTGATGCTGGAGCGCGACCGGGCGCCGACCGTCTCCATGAGAGAGGACGTGGCGGATTCCAAAGTAGCGCCCATTGCCGGGCTCCCCCATTCTGCCGGCGCCGGGGAGGCCCCTGTTTCTCCTCCATTACGCCCGCCCCAGGAGCAACCCATGCCCACTCCCTCAGCCCCACTCGTCCGTGCGCCGGGCCTCGTCTCCACCCTCAAGCGCGGAGCGTTGGCCTGCGGCGCGGCCGCCGCCGTGGCCTGCTCCGGCCCGCAGGTGCGCCCCACGCCAGGCACCGCCTGCCCCGACGGGGCGCTCGAGGCCATGAGGAAACTCGGCCTCGAGGAGGGACAGCAGGTCAACATCTACGTGCGCGCGGGCAAGCCCGGCCGCCCCGCCATGCCACTGTTCGTGCGGGACGGGAACATCGTCAGCGAGGTCTTCGACAGTACCTCGCTCCCTAGTGGCACCCTCATCGAGGGGCGGCTGTGGACGCGGGGGGAGACCGTCATCGGCCGCTACACGGCGCTGGAGCTGCCCAACGGGCGGCGCTACCCCGTCTGCCTCGTGCTGTGCGACGAGCTCGGATGTAACAAGTATTCCGAGTCCACCGAGGACGCCCCGGCCATCGGGCATGCCGCCGTCTTCAAGGTGGTGGACGTCTTTCCCTGA
- a CDS encoding protein kinase domain-containing protein, translating to MAVMNEPGSEGEVLLREGGVTYTCVKDLGLDAQGGHLLLARRTSGGTDELRLLTHLSFPEDVAPSPEQIRARRRLEESVRLATFLRHPAIARVYGLHAVPGALYVEQEYVRGLSLDDLVTVALSRGRAFPEPFLVHVGLQVAEALAAAHACRDERGTPLGLLHRHLHPCLIHVEPGGAVKVLDFGLAGARLPGAVDAPAPPRGALFFCAPEALFLEGVDARADLFSLGAVLLELATGRNLYSRPDVLESRLRRRLKKQERARIAKGLTAAAAAGLSTATYPQVALQAATFQPGDVERLAAELSPPLRGVLARLLRRDPEARHATAEALAADLRALREEQGPYTNADAAEAVRRALSGAGRRLVDSELGSELRDALAPDEVSTGR from the coding sequence ATGGCCGTAATGAACGAGCCCGGCAGCGAGGGCGAAGTCCTCCTGCGCGAAGGCGGTGTGACGTACACGTGCGTGAAGGACCTGGGGTTGGACGCGCAGGGAGGGCACCTGCTGCTGGCGCGGCGGACCTCGGGTGGGACGGATGAGCTGCGCCTGCTCACGCACCTGTCGTTCCCAGAAGACGTCGCGCCTTCGCCGGAGCAGATACGTGCGCGGCGGCGCCTGGAGGAGTCGGTCCGTCTGGCAACCTTCCTGCGCCACCCGGCCATCGCGCGGGTGTACGGGCTGCATGCCGTGCCCGGTGCGCTGTACGTGGAGCAGGAGTACGTGCGCGGCCTGTCCCTGGACGACCTGGTGACGGTGGCCCTGTCCCGGGGCCGCGCCTTCCCGGAGCCCTTCCTCGTGCACGTGGGGCTCCAGGTGGCCGAGGCGCTCGCCGCCGCGCACGCCTGCCGGGACGAGCGGGGTACGCCGCTGGGCCTCCTCCACCGCCACCTCCATCCATGCCTCATCCATGTGGAGCCGGGCGGCGCCGTGAAGGTGCTGGACTTCGGCCTCGCGGGAGCCCGGCTCCCAGGGGCTGTGGACGCTCCGGCGCCTCCACGCGGCGCGCTCTTCTTCTGCGCGCCGGAGGCCCTGTTCCTGGAGGGCGTGGATGCGCGGGCGGACCTCTTCTCCCTGGGCGCGGTGTTGCTGGAGCTGGCCACGGGCCGCAACCTGTACAGCCGCCCCGACGTGCTGGAGTCCCGGCTGAGAAGGCGCCTGAAGAAGCAGGAGCGGGCGCGCATCGCGAAGGGGCTGACGGCCGCAGCGGCCGCGGGGCTGTCCACCGCCACGTATCCTCAGGTGGCCCTGCAGGCCGCCACCTTCCAGCCCGGGGACGTCGAGCGCCTCGCGGCGGAATTGTCGCCCCCGCTGAGAGGTGTCCTCGCCCGCCTGCTGCGGCGCGACCCGGAGGCGCGCCACGCCACGGCGGAGGCCCTGGCCGCGGACTTGCGCGCGTTGCGCGAGGAGCAGGGCCCGTACACCAACGCCGACGCGGCGGAGGCCGTGCGGCGGGCCCTGTCCGGGGCGGGCCGGAGACTCGTCGACTCCGAGCTGGGAAGCGAGCTTCGCGACGCGCTCGCCCCGGACGAGGTCAGCACCGGGCGGTGA
- a CDS encoding glycogen/starch/alpha-glucan phosphorylase — translation MAESLKSQTPVTQPRTAQAGTNDDSGRTGGDAASLRRSFLDHVRYSRGKNYETSTAHDRFMALSLAVRDRLADRWVKTARTYYEQDVKRAYYLSAEYLLGRALGNNLLSLGVYDAAAESMREVGVDLTNLLEMEPDAGLGNGGLGRLAACFLDSLATLSYPGMGYGIRYEFGIFTQDIVDGYQVERADEWLKFGNPWEIVRPEKAVPVRFFGRVEHHQGPDGRPVARWVGGKTVVGVPYDTPIAGYQNNTVNTLRLWQARASEEFDLLLFNAGDYERSVVEKNDSEVISKVLYPNDAFQAGKELRLKQQYFFVACSIADIVRRYLKNHSDFREFPNKAAIQLNDTHPAIGVAELMRVLVDEKRLNWDEAWGITQAVFGYTNHTLLAEAMEKWPATLFERLLPRHLEIIYEINQRFLRQVQIRYPYDVEKMRRMSLVEEGPEKKIRMAHLAVVGSHSVNGVAALHTDLLRRDVLTDYAAMFPERFNNKTNGVTPRRWLAWCNPRLSKLITSRIGDRWATDLDELRKLEPHAEDPAFRKAFRDVKRANKEDLSQHIRDLRWVQLNPDAIFDVQIKRLHEYKRQLLNAVHIVALWMKARRDPSSIIHPRAFIFGAKAAPGYHLAKLTIRLINGIAEVVNSDAGTTGLQVVFAPNYRVSLAERIIPAADVSEQISTAGMEASGTGNMKLMLNGALTLGTLDGANVEIRDAVGDENFFLFGLTADEVIARKREGYRPRDEYNRHLELREALDLISSGFFSPEDKHLFKPLVDSLLDEDRYFVLADFMSYMAKQEEVVRAYQDADGWAKKCIINVARGGIFSSDRTIKQYAEEIWRIQKTPVEL, via the coding sequence ATGGCTGAATCCTTGAAGTCGCAGACCCCTGTCACGCAGCCCCGTACCGCGCAGGCGGGAACGAATGATGACAGTGGCCGCACGGGAGGCGACGCGGCCAGCCTGCGCCGCTCGTTCCTGGACCATGTCCGCTACTCGCGTGGCAAGAACTACGAGACCTCCACCGCGCATGACCGCTTCATGGCGCTCTCGCTCGCGGTGAGAGACCGTCTCGCGGACCGCTGGGTGAAGACGGCGCGCACGTACTACGAGCAGGACGTGAAGCGCGCGTACTACCTCTCCGCCGAGTACCTGCTGGGTCGCGCACTGGGCAACAACCTGCTGAGCCTGGGCGTGTACGACGCGGCCGCCGAGTCGATGCGCGAGGTGGGGGTGGACCTCACCAACCTGCTGGAGATGGAGCCCGACGCGGGCCTCGGCAACGGCGGCCTGGGACGGCTGGCGGCGTGCTTCCTGGACTCGTTGGCCACGCTCTCGTACCCGGGCATGGGGTACGGCATCCGCTACGAGTTCGGCATCTTCACGCAGGACATCGTCGACGGCTACCAGGTGGAGCGCGCCGACGAGTGGCTCAAGTTCGGCAACCCGTGGGAAATCGTGCGGCCGGAGAAGGCCGTGCCCGTGCGCTTCTTCGGGCGCGTGGAGCACCACCAGGGCCCGGACGGCCGGCCCGTGGCGCGCTGGGTGGGCGGCAAGACGGTGGTGGGCGTTCCGTATGACACGCCCATCGCCGGCTACCAGAACAACACCGTCAACACGCTGCGCCTGTGGCAGGCGCGCGCGTCGGAAGAGTTCGACCTGCTCCTGTTCAACGCGGGCGACTACGAGCGCTCGGTGGTGGAGAAGAACGACTCGGAGGTCATCTCCAAGGTCCTCTACCCCAACGACGCCTTCCAGGCCGGCAAGGAGCTGCGCCTCAAGCAGCAGTACTTCTTCGTGGCCTGCTCCATCGCGGACATCGTCCGGCGCTACCTGAAGAACCACTCCGACTTCAGGGAGTTCCCCAACAAGGCGGCCATCCAGCTCAATGACACGCACCCGGCCATCGGCGTGGCGGAGCTCATGCGCGTGCTGGTGGACGAGAAGCGCCTGAACTGGGACGAGGCGTGGGGGATTACGCAGGCGGTGTTCGGCTACACCAACCACACGCTGCTGGCCGAGGCGATGGAGAAGTGGCCGGCCACGCTCTTCGAGCGGCTGCTGCCGCGCCACCTGGAAATCATCTACGAAATCAACCAGCGCTTCCTGCGCCAGGTGCAAATCCGCTACCCGTACGACGTGGAGAAGATGCGGCGGATGAGCCTGGTGGAGGAGGGCCCGGAGAAGAAGATTCGCATGGCCCACCTCGCGGTGGTGGGCAGCCACAGCGTCAACGGCGTGGCCGCGCTGCACACGGACCTGCTGCGCCGGGACGTGCTGACGGACTACGCCGCCATGTTCCCGGAGCGGTTCAACAACAAGACCAACGGCGTCACCCCGCGCCGCTGGCTGGCGTGGTGCAACCCGCGTCTGTCCAAGCTGATTACGTCGCGCATCGGCGACCGCTGGGCCACGGACCTGGACGAGCTGCGCAAGCTGGAGCCACACGCGGAGGACCCGGCGTTCCGCAAGGCCTTCCGTGACGTGAAGCGCGCCAACAAGGAGGACCTGTCGCAGCACATCCGTGACTTGCGCTGGGTGCAGCTCAATCCGGACGCCATCTTCGACGTGCAGATAAAGCGCCTGCACGAGTACAAGCGCCAGCTCCTCAACGCCGTCCACATCGTGGCGCTGTGGATGAAGGCCCGGCGAGACCCGTCCTCCATCATCCACCCGCGCGCGTTCATCTTCGGCGCCAAGGCGGCGCCGGGCTATCACCTGGCGAAGCTGACCATCCGCCTCATCAACGGCATCGCCGAGGTGGTGAACAGCGACGCGGGCACCACGGGGCTCCAGGTGGTCTTCGCGCCCAACTACCGGGTGAGCCTGGCCGAGCGCATCATCCCCGCGGCGGACGTGTCCGAGCAGATTTCCACGGCGGGCATGGAGGCGTCCGGCACCGGCAACATGAAGCTGATGCTCAACGGCGCGCTGACGCTGGGCACGTTGGACGGCGCCAACGTGGAGATTCGCGACGCGGTGGGCGACGAGAACTTCTTCCTCTTCGGCCTCACCGCCGACGAAGTGATTGCCCGCAAGCGCGAGGGCTACCGTCCCCGCGACGAGTACAACCGCCACCTGGAGCTGCGCGAGGCGCTGGACCTCATCTCCTCGGGCTTCTTCTCGCCGGAGGACAAGCACCTCTTCAAGCCGCTGGTGGACAGCCTCCTGGACGAGGACCGCTACTTCGTGCTCGCCGACTTCATGTCGTACATGGCGAAGCAGGAAGAGGTGGTCCGCGCGTACCAGGACGCGGACGGCTGGGCGAAGAAGTGCATCATCAACGTCGCCCGCGGCGGCATCTTCTCCTCGGACCGCACCATCAAGCAGTACGCCGAGGAAATCTGGCGCATCCAGAAGACGCCGGTGGAGCTGTAG
- a CDS encoding TIGR02265 family protein, giving the protein MPSDKSELAQRIALTRPEHTVRGFIFNSILTLVAQQAGSEAVARLQELVKMKRPIDFFSYPAADFLRLLYAAVDVLEPFHASADDAFRACGAATVSGFFESHVGNTLTRLVGRGDPKRAFSSTSTVYQTLVSYGSHDCELMDGRRLKIVFRGDMQPMRFHEGSLRAALVAVGGGERSAVEGTACALDHSEFLLQW; this is encoded by the coding sequence ATGCCCAGCGACAAGAGCGAACTCGCCCAGCGGATCGCACTGACGCGACCCGAGCACACCGTGCGGGGCTTCATCTTCAACTCCATCCTCACTCTCGTCGCGCAGCAGGCGGGCAGCGAGGCCGTGGCCCGACTGCAGGAGTTGGTGAAGATGAAGAGGCCCATCGACTTCTTCTCCTACCCGGCCGCCGACTTCCTCCGCCTGCTCTACGCGGCGGTGGATGTGCTGGAGCCCTTTCATGCCTCCGCGGACGACGCCTTCCGCGCCTGCGGGGCGGCCACCGTGAGCGGCTTCTTCGAGTCCCACGTCGGCAACACGCTGACCCGGCTGGTGGGGCGGGGAGACCCGAAGCGGGCCTTCTCCAGCACCTCCACCGTCTACCAGACGCTGGTCAGCTATGGCTCTCACGACTGTGAGCTGATGGATGGACGGCGGCTGAAGATTGTCTTTCGCGGCGACATGCAGCCCATGCGCTTCCATGAAGGCAGCCTGAGGGCCGCGCTGGTGGCCGTGGGCGGCGGCGAGCGCAGCGCGGTGGAGGGCACCGCCTGCGCGCTCGACCACTCGGAGTTCCTCCTGCAGTGGTAG
- a CDS encoding class I SAM-dependent methyltransferase, with protein MSSVAEFIALSEQLHNELLGLSEELSHGLLDGLTRFPRDPEQRRALQREQAEALHRYLPVLTTRLDAAYARLTALDAGFSEDEREAALEHHRARVQPFFLQCPFIRRAADKPLGYPGDYLMVEMIFNEQDEGVSTFARLLSRYALQCGPARAHRARPSWVLQHLREHEREVGRPLRVLSFACGPEHTLREYAASGASGHFTLCDFDPAPLEYCRRQFQAHTRRSGPGVPPPPTVDYVEVSTYQLLKNRELLNQLRHPEGHDVLVVAGLLDYLKAPVAERFLDLLAPLVAPGGRVLLTNLHAHNPWRAFMEYVGDWRVLHRERAEFQALCAGLDEQRLRTLELTSDASDTNLFWAGRRG; from the coding sequence ATGTCCTCCGTCGCCGAGTTCATCGCGCTGTCGGAGCAGCTCCACAACGAGCTCCTCGGGTTGAGTGAGGAGCTCTCGCACGGCCTGCTGGACGGGCTGACGCGCTTCCCGAGGGACCCCGAGCAGCGCCGCGCCCTCCAGCGCGAGCAGGCGGAGGCCCTGCATCGCTACCTCCCGGTGCTCACCACCCGCCTGGACGCGGCCTACGCGCGCCTGACGGCGCTGGACGCGGGCTTCTCCGAGGACGAGCGCGAGGCCGCGCTGGAGCACCACCGCGCGCGCGTGCAGCCCTTCTTCCTCCAGTGTCCCTTCATCCGCCGCGCCGCGGACAAGCCCCTGGGCTACCCCGGGGACTACCTGATGGTGGAGATGATTTTCAACGAGCAGGACGAGGGCGTCTCCACCTTCGCCCGCCTGCTGTCGCGCTATGCGCTCCAGTGCGGCCCGGCCCGCGCGCACCGCGCCCGCCCGTCGTGGGTGCTCCAGCACCTGCGCGAGCACGAGCGCGAGGTGGGCCGGCCGCTGCGCGTGCTGTCCTTCGCCTGCGGGCCGGAGCACACGCTGCGCGAGTACGCCGCCTCCGGCGCCTCGGGCCACTTCACCCTCTGCGACTTCGACCCGGCGCCGCTGGAGTACTGCCGCCGCCAGTTCCAGGCGCACACCCGCCGCTCCGGCCCGGGCGTCCCGCCGCCGCCCACGGTGGACTACGTCGAGGTGTCCACCTACCAGCTGCTGAAGAACCGGGAGCTGCTCAACCAGCTCCGCCACCCGGAAGGGCATGACGTGCTCGTGGTGGCGGGGCTCCTGGACTACCTCAAGGCGCCCGTGGCCGAGCGCTTCCTGGACCTGCTCGCGCCGCTGGTGGCGCCCGGTGGCCGGGTGCTGCTCACCAACCTCCACGCCCACAATCCGTGGCGGGCCTTCATGGAGTACGTGGGGGACTGGCGCGTGCTGCACCGCGAGCGGGCGGAGTTCCAGGCGCTGTGTGCGGGGCTCGACGAGCAGCGCCTTCGCACGCTCGAGCTGACGAGCGACGCCTCGGACACCAACCTCTTCTGGGCGGGGCGGCGGGGCTGA
- a CDS encoding M23 family metallopeptidase has product MRIAPLLCLLALLAASASEAATRYVIKNRRIEPRQNLAQALHDAQLPDAQVTAVISALEGVFDFRKSRVGDQFRLVMREGELDFFDYRQSLVDEWQVRRDGEKYVGSKRSIEVEKQVAVVSLDINSSLYEAAIEAGEDPAIGMVLADVFAWDIDFYRDVRKGDRARALVEKFVSKGRVLRYGEVLAATYAGGLVGNKKVFRYVLPDGQPNFFTETGESAKKSFLKSPLKYAHVTSKFGSRFHPVLQYMKAHNGVDYGTPIGTPVWAVADGTVTQAGNAGAAGNMVVIRHSNGFETQYMHLSRFGEGIRAGARIRQKQVIAFSGNTGRSTGPHLHFGLKRNGGYLNPLNQVFPRADPLPKALVPDFLAKAHELAAQMEAVSVAAVAGQAPAAPVAPTQP; this is encoded by the coding sequence ATGCGAATCGCCCCCTTGCTCTGTCTGCTCGCCCTGCTGGCGGCCTCCGCCTCTGAAGCCGCCACCCGCTACGTCATCAAGAACCGCCGCATCGAGCCGCGACAGAACCTGGCGCAGGCGCTGCACGACGCGCAGCTTCCGGATGCCCAGGTGACGGCCGTCATCTCCGCGCTGGAGGGCGTGTTCGACTTCCGCAAGTCGCGCGTGGGCGACCAGTTCCGGCTCGTCATGCGCGAGGGCGAGCTGGACTTCTTCGACTACCGCCAGAGCCTGGTGGACGAGTGGCAGGTCCGCCGCGACGGCGAGAAGTACGTGGGCAGCAAGCGCTCCATCGAGGTGGAGAAGCAGGTGGCCGTCGTCTCGCTGGACATCAACTCCTCGCTGTACGAGGCGGCGATTGAAGCGGGCGAGGACCCGGCCATCGGCATGGTGCTGGCGGACGTCTTCGCCTGGGACATCGACTTCTACCGCGACGTGCGCAAGGGCGACCGGGCGCGCGCGCTGGTGGAGAAGTTCGTCTCCAAGGGCCGCGTGCTGCGCTACGGCGAGGTGCTGGCGGCCACCTACGCGGGCGGGCTCGTGGGCAACAAGAAGGTCTTCCGCTACGTGCTGCCGGACGGCCAGCCCAACTTCTTCACCGAGACGGGTGAGAGCGCGAAGAAGTCCTTCCTCAAGAGCCCCCTCAAGTACGCGCACGTCACCAGCAAGTTCGGCAGCCGCTTCCACCCGGTGCTCCAGTACATGAAGGCGCACAACGGCGTGGACTACGGCACGCCCATCGGCACTCCGGTGTGGGCGGTGGCGGACGGCACGGTGACGCAGGCGGGCAACGCGGGCGCCGCCGGCAACATGGTCGTGATTCGTCACTCCAACGGCTTCGAGACGCAGTACATGCACCTGTCCCGCTTCGGCGAAGGCATCCGCGCCGGCGCGCGCATCCGCCAGAAGCAGGTGATTGCCTTCTCCGGCAACACCGGCCGCTCCACCGGGCCGCACCTGCACTTCGGCCTCAAGCGCAACGGCGGCTACCTCAACCCGCTCAACCAGGTCTTCCCCCGCGCGGACCCGCTGCCCAAGGCGCTGGTGCCGGACTTCCTGGCCAAGGCGCACGAGCTGGCCGCGCAGATGGAGGCCGTGTCCGTGGCCGCCGTCGCCGGCCAGGCCCCCGCTGCTCCCGTCGCACCCACGCAGCCGTAG